From the genome of Tenrec ecaudatus isolate mTenEca1 chromosome 1, mTenEca1.hap1, whole genome shotgun sequence:
GTGAGGAGTTGACTCCATTCGACAGCCCTGGGCTTGACTGGgtttcctcctgccccaaaggCCAATCCAGGGTCAGCTCTTCTCCTGTCCTTTCACAGCCAGTCAGGATTACGGCCATCATGGAGGCCCAGTCCTCAGGAGTGGCCCCGTGCAGGGCAGTCAGCAGTGTGGTCCTGCGCAGTCCTGCCCTCACTGACCATGCAACCACGGGCGATTAGCTTCCGGGACTTACGTTACACAAGGCTGAAAGGAGGGAGGGTCTACAATCTATGAAATGAGAATATTCCTCTTTGACCCTAAGAATGTCTTTTTAAAGTAAGAAGTTAATGAAACCTCGCTTCTGTTTGGTGGGTGTATTTCTGTATTAACTTATTAAGCTACAATTGAATCCGTGAAACGTGTTGAAATCAGTCTGCGTTTTACTCCTGACAATGGCATTTGCAAGCCGGTAGTGGAAAAGCAGGAGGCTTCAAGTAACTGGTGGAAAACTAGAattaaaagcaaagaggactttccCGAGAACTGTGGGGCGCACAGGCCCCAGTCAATGTTTACAGCACATATGGATCAGAACGCCCTAAGCAATAACTAGGAATCCATAGCCCAGGATCGATTCCAGCTCAGAGtgctcctgtgggtgtccaacCCTGTATAGCCGCATCTTTTCCCTGCAGAATGAACTGTGGGTTCTAATGCTGCCCCTGCAATTAGTTAGCAGGCAGCCCCATGCACAACCCACTGGCGCTGCCAGGGCTGCTCTGGACCCACCCACCTTGGCTGCTTCTAGAACCCCGCGGTTttgccctccccaccctcctcgcTCCCAGAGATCCTCCATGCACGCCGAGGGTCTCACCCAACCAGCCAGGTCATGGTCAGTGCTATGCCCACTTACTTTTTGTTGTCAGCATCCACCAGGTCATTTCTCTTCGCATAGTTAATGATGACTTTTCGGACCTCGCTGCCCTCGAGGAAGCTCCCCTTCCTAGCGGGGAAAGGGCTGGGCGTGAGTGCATGCTGTGCCGGGGGCGAGACAGGCTGCAGACACCCACGGCTCACTCGGCTGTGCTGTGTTCCCCTATCCTGACAGAGGGGAGCAGGACTGCGGGAAGAATCACGATGGGCACCAAAGAAGAAAGCTACTCTCTCGCTCCATGTAGTCAGAGAAGATGCCCAGGGAGAGGGACTTGGAGCTGGAGTTGAGATAGGAAGAAGAGGTAGAAGGGGCTCGCCAGTCACGAGCGAGCACCGCTCAGTGGGAGAAGAACCACAGGGCGGGACGCGAAGCAGAGACAGGCTGCTCTCCAAAAACTCACCTGTGGCCAGACTCCTGGAAGAGCAGGGTCATGCTGGCTGGGACACAGTAGAGGGAGTGTATATCAGGAGGGTGATAGGGCTGCTCACTGCTGCCCTCCTGGACAGGCTGGGAGGTTGGGGAGAGCTCAGCTAGGACGAGAGATGTGATCCTAAAAGCCagcagaaggaaagaaaacacaCATTTGACACTCATGTCTCAGCAAGTGCCAGTCCACCGTCCATGTGTGAGTTACGGCTGGCCCCTGCACACACCTTGGGTGTTTCCAGTCCACAGCCACAATGCTCTCCACGCCTTTGCTCAGCTCCTTCACCTGTACAATCTGCTCCCGCTGCATGTGCTGCAGGAACTTGGAGAGCTGAGGAGAGAGGACTGCTGGTCGGGACTGTGTGGGCTCACACACCGACAGCACCTCCGATGCGCCCGAGACCAAGCTCGGCAGGCACTGAGGAGGGACCCCAGACAGTCTCTTCCCTCCTCCCACGAGCAAtgggggctcccccccccccccgagggctGGGGTAGAGAAGCTGTTAGAGACCACGGGACAGCAAGAAAAGAGCCCAAGGGAAAAGAGGAGTGGATGGACGCCCAGCTGTCTCTGGCCGCCAGGGAACTGTCTCTCTTCTGGGCTTCCCTCTGACCTGCGCCCTGCAGACAGGGCATCCCTCCACCTCATGCCGTGCGTGCCTGCTCTCAGTTCAGAGTCTGTGTGAAGAGGCTGGCTTACCTTTCGGTAGCTTGACTTCTTGATGTCCAGTTGTTGTCCTTCAGGGCTGAGTGCAGACGGAAAAGGCAAGTTAAGTTTGCAAGGCCTGTGGTGGGGGGGCCCTCTGGATTCTGAGGGGAGCTGCCCCCCTCCACCTTCAGAACGAGGCCATGTCCAGGAAGGAGGAGGCTGGACGGCGCAGGCTACGCGACTCGAAGTGAGTGCCATCATCCAACAGCGCGTTTGGTGACAGTGGGACGTGCAGAGCAGTTTGAGATGGTAGCCGCTAGCTGGGGTGTGAAATGTGACTGTGACCGGAAAACAGTACTTGACATTTTATTTCGTTTTTATTAAATAGTGGTTTAAATTGCGTAGTCACAAGGAGCTAGGGGCATCCATATTGGCTCTAGTGCGAGATTCTCCTCAAACTCTACAACCTTCTGTGGCCTCAAAAGCCCCACCTCAAGGTGAGCGTGTCCTGCACCAAGTCCGCTGTGGGCAGCTCGGCCCAGGCAGCGTCAGCAAAGGGTATCCTGTGGGCCAGACCTGGCTCTGCCCCTTCACGTGTGCATCGCTGTGGGGGTGGGAGCACGCCGATGGTGGAGGAGAGTCTCTGCAGCAGACCACAGCGCCAGCTGAGCCGCAAGTACTGACTAGCTGGCCTTCACACCCTTTTGCGGTGGAGGTACCTGACCAGTTTATCCTCTTTCCCTCTTCCTACATGTATTTTCACTCAAATCCTGGCACACAACAGCAATGCGGTGGCATTCTAGAACCCACCCCAGGCCAAGCACTTCTATCCCAGAGATGGTTAGTTACTCCCACCCTGGCCAAGTATCCCACACCCACTGCAGACACCACACGCGTGCAGGGACCTTAATGGAGCCCATAAAGCCACTTCAAAACCACACAGCAAGCTGCTCAGTTCCAGGCAACAAATGCGCGAGCGACTTCCTGGTGTGTCAGCACTTCCTGAGCGAGCATCCTCCCTCAGACCACTGAACCTCTACTGCATCGGTCTGAGTACTGAAAGAGGGTCCACGAAATCAGGCGACAAGTTCACCCTGCTCAAGAGCCAATCCTGGGGACCTGGCCTTTCAGCCCAGAGGGGCCTGTCTTCAAAATTCACATCTGCCCACGTGTAAGCCAGACTCTCCTGGGGGTTCCGGTTGGGGGCTGTGGTGTATCCTCTGGATATAACCTAGTCTGGTCCACCTACTTTCCACTAGTTGGGGGAGTGTGGGTGGATGTGAACAAAGGGGAAGCCCCCAGGACACTCCCTGCCCCATTAGGAGAGGGAGCCCAGAACCACCGCAGCAGGGGCAGGTTCCAAGAGCCTCGGGTCATCTGTGGACCAGTCAGCCTTCGCTGCCCACGGAGCTTTATCTTTCTTTTCCTCAACATCCCTTCTGGCTAGTTTTTAAACCCAAGACCTTAGTTAGATGCCAGTTCAAACCTCCATTCTACTCACCCCACTGGCCTCTGCCCTAGCACCATCAGGCACACAATTTCCAGAGAAGGCCCAGAAGCATGAGTAAGGCTAGTGCCTGGCCTCCACCCAACATCGGTCCCTTCCTTACCAGCAGGAGAACATGTGGCTGCCAAGGAAGGTGCTGGTGAGTAGCGGGAGGTCAGCCTTTTTGACCCGGCTCTTCAAAGCGAGCAAGAAGCACTGCTGTAAGAGGACATCCATTTGCTCTGCCAAGAAACAAGAATCACATCCTTTCTAAGGGACACAGGATGCTAGGGATGTGGGGGCAACTCCCCCATCCAGTTCTACCCCTGCCTCACCTCCCTGGCTCCAGAAGGAGCCCCCTCTCTGGCACCAAAGCTCCACTCTCCTGAGAACTGAGTGTTTTAAGAAGGCTGCTCTCGGAAAAGGGGCCGGGCCAGAAAGTCCTGCCCCCGGCCATGCTAGAAGGGTTCAACCAGTGGAATCTGCGGGGGCTCAGGTGCCAGAAATGCCCCAAAGGCGAGGGCAAATGAGCACCCAGGGAGACACATACCTGCAAGGGTCTTGCTGCCCATGGTGTCTTGGTTCTGGCCTTCAGTACTGGTGTTTTCTGTGGCTTCTGACTGGGACTCCTCCTCACACAGCTGAGGagcctcctcatttccctcctcttcTCCCTTCAGATGCAGGTGCCTCACGTCTTCCTGTAGCACCAGGTCCACCTGGACAGAGTCCTTCTCCTCAGAGAGATCCGGGGGGTCCAGGGCCAGTGGAGCAATGGAAGGTGGAGCAGACTTgtctccaaatttcctggaagaaCCCATTGCAGAAACACCAAACACCAGCCTCAGCACTCTCCAACCCTGGCTACTCTACTCTCCTATCAGCAGGAGTGCCCAGGCAGGGAGAGCCCATGGGAGGAGACGCTCTCTTCCCAGCCCCACGTTTCACTCTAGGCCCACTGCCCTCATCTCTGACAAAGGAGGAGGAGTCGTAGACATGTGGAGACAGAAAAAGAACGAAGAAAATGCACTCAAGCACAATCCCCAAAAGCACTCCCTGTGTGTTAAAAATACTGAAACTATTTGGAATTAAATAACAATAGTAAGGTAGCAAGTACATCTGTAGTTCTAGTTTGGTGAAATATGAGCCTAAGTCACAGTCTGCCCACAGTGACAGAAGCCGCGATAAAACAAAAACGTCAGGACGGACGGTCAGGCTTCTCTAGAGCACCTTCCTTCATCTAGGGTCACACACGTTGGGAGGGGCTGTCTCCATCTTTTAaaccttgtcctgaaggtatagGAAGGCATGTTATTAGGAGCAAGGCCAAAGTACAGGCTGAAGTCATTCTGATCAAGTACGTATCAAATGAAACCAAAACCACAGGAGATATTCACTGAGAGAGCCAGGCTCCTCCTGTTCTAACCCATCGAATCCTCCCAGAAAACTTATGAGAAAGTGATACTTCTGCTATGACCACTTtaaagatggggaaactgaggcaaaaAGACTAGCAGAATGCAGACTGGCACGGGTAGCAGGGGGATGGGATTAAGAGGTGAGTCTAGGCATGCTAACTTGGTAAGCCTCACAGGGAAGAGAAGAGGGGCGTGGCTGGTGGCTGTGTGGCTGAGGCCCCAGACCAATCTGGTTgggaagaggaagggggagggtatCGATGGACTGTGGGAGCTGCTGAGCAGACCACTGTCAACAGCATGCCCTTGACTTCTGCACGGAGCCCGAGGCTGGAAGAACAGGAGCGACAGAGCCCTCTGATCCCCGCCAATACCCACCCGGGGAGATGAGGCTGTGGCTCCAGGAGAGTAGGACTCGGGCCATATGTGGTCAATGTATGAATTCAAGACAGCGCTAGAATAAGGTTAAGAACTAGGTCACAACACCCACCTCaaagacagatttttttaaaaagaaaagtactaaaaaaaattttttttaaagaaaagtactGTCTACTATTTtggtaaaatgaaaacaaactggTCTATGGCTCTGAAAAGCTGCCATGTGCCAGTGTCAGCCCCACGGGGAGGAGCGCTCCGGAGTGTACTAGCTGAGGACAGCGCCGAGGATCGAGAGCTGCAGATTTGGATTTGGATTCAGAAGGGAAAATTCCATAGCTCCCCTAAGGGGCCCAGAGATGGCTGGAATACGGATGGGTAACACCAGCACTGGGCCGCACTGGGGGGACCTGGTTGACAATCCCCACGGTTCATCTTCCTGGAACGAGGTCCCCGGTTCACCTAGGAAATACCAAAGCTCTCCATTTCCTTGTCCAAACAGGTCAAAAACACCAACAACTCATCGCCACATTCAGTGATGAACTTAGTCTTGACCATCAGCAGCTGACATAAGGATTAGGCTGGGCCCCAAATTCTCACGGTGGAGTCTCAGGCCCCATGCTTGCTCCAGGAGCCCAGGCTCTCTGTAAgcacaaagaaacactgcccttGCTGGGTACTTACCACAAGTGATCCTGGTACGTGTGGAGCACAGTGATGCCCTTTCCCTTCAGGCCTGAAGCCAGCATCTCAGGTGTAGACATGACAGCAACTCCGATGGCAATGGGGGCCCTGAGGAAGAGGAGGCATGGACCAGGGTTAGGGAGAGCCGGCTGCAAGGCCTATGTTCCACGTGTGGAAAAAGCTCTGAGGCCACAATTCCGACGCATCTCATCTGTTTTCCTCCGATTACCCACAACTGTTACCTTCAAGAATCCCTTGGCCCACCCTCCCTTTCTGTACATGGAGCTCATCTGTTGTGGTTCTCACCGCCTTTGTTTTATTCCTACTATGAATCAGCCTCGCCAGGATTTGGAAGGGTATGTAAACTTCCTTTTCCTCGATtccaagaaccctggtggcatagtacgtgtccattggctgctaaccaataggtcagcagttcaaacccaccagctgctctttggaagtaaaatgaggctgtctgttcccataaagatttacagctacggaaacccacagaggtcctatcgggtggctatgagtcagaactacctcgatggcagtgagtctggtttgagcTTTTTAGTTCTTTGCTTCGAAAAACATAAACTCTACTTTTTCTTCTGTGGGATAGATACCTGGTGATCTGGTCTTGTAAAAATGACAGCTCAGAAAACCCAATGAGGCAATTCTACTGTTACACAGGGCCACTACGCCTTCCAAAACCGAGTca
Proteins encoded in this window:
- the EIF2D gene encoding eukaryotic translation initiation factor 2D isoform X2, which translates into the protein MLPGVVVPPAGLPQVQKGDLCAITLVGNRAPIAIGVAVMSTPEMLASGLKGKGITVLHTYQDHLWKFGDKSAPPSIAPLALDPPDLSEEKDSVQVDLVLQEDVRHLHLKGEEEGNEEAPQLCEEESQSEATENTSTEGQNQDTMGSKTLAEQMDVLLQQCFLLALKSRVKKADLPLLTSTFLGSHMFSCCPEGQQLDIKKSSYRKLSKFLQHMQREQIVQVKELSKGVESIVAVDWKHPRITSLVLAELSPTSQPVQEGSSEQPYHPPDIHSLYCVPASMTLLFQESGHRKGSFLEGSEVRKVIINYAKRNDLVDADNKNLVKLDPILSDCLLEKNEQHTVLTLPWDSLLTRCLDKLQSAYQVTFPGQEPIVRKGKICPIDITLAQRAANKKVTVVRNLEAYGLDPYSVAAILQQRCQASTTVSPAPGAKDSLQVQIQGNQVSHLGRLLIDEYQLPRKHVQGLEKAPKPGKKK